In one window of Lemur catta isolate mLemCat1 chromosome 25, mLemCat1.pri, whole genome shotgun sequence DNA:
- the NTPCR gene encoding cancer-related nucleoside-triphosphatase: MARHVFLTGPPGVGKTTLIQKASEVLKSSGVSVDGFYTEEVRQGGRRIGFDVVTLSGTRGPLSRVGLEPPPGKRECRVGQYVVDIT; encoded by the exons ATGGCCCGGCACGTGTTCCTGACGGGGCCCCCAG gGGTTGGAAAAACAACATTGATCCAGAAAGCCAGTGAGGTTTTAAAGTCCTCTGGTGTGTCTGTTGATGGATTTTATACAGAAGAggtcaggcagggagggagaagaataGGATTCGATGTCGTCACGTTGTCCGGCACTCGGGGACCTTTGTCTAGAGTCGG ATTAGAGCCTCCGCCTGGAAAACGTGAATGCCGAGTTGGGCAGTATGTGGTTGATATAACTTAG